From the genome of Primulina huaijiensis isolate GDHJ02 chromosome 11, ASM1229523v2, whole genome shotgun sequence:
TCTTTAAAAGTGTTGTATTTATGGCCTACAAGAATTATATGAACATTTGAAACAAGAATATGATCGTTCACAAATGTTTTGTACGATTTATAACATTGAAACTGTTATATTCAAGTTGCTAACCATTTCTTGAGATCGAGCTAGTTTAAACTAGATATGGCTGGATGGTGTCTAGGGGGTCTGCCTGGATGGTTTTTAGCCGGTCCGGTTGGATGTTCCAAGTCTGGTTGGTCACTTATCTTGATTATAACTCTTGATTTGTTGATTTATTGGCAAAGTGATTAACATGAACATTATACTTTATCATAGATTCCCACGTaatcaaaaatcactcaatttGTATTCATGTGATATAGACATGATAAAAATACTAGACTATATAAGCTGGAATTCTTTCTTTAGTCAATGCAGAACCAACAATTTCATCATGGTGTTTAAACCATTTTATGATCCGATATGAGCATCGAATTTGGAGATTATTTGTATATCATTATCTTAGCTTTGTAACAGATACTAAATCGTTCTACTTTGATAATCAAATTGAGAGATATAACCACATACTAGATTCGGTCATGTCAAACTTCTTGTTGTTTCAGTTTCATCATGCTGGATCTTACGACCACTGGTTTGCCTAGATAACAACATTGAGCTGGTATGAAATATGATTTGTAGAATTTGAGTTTCTGTTCAACCGTTTTGGTTTCTGATCATTTCGATAATTGAATTATGTGATTTTACCGAAAAACTTCAGCTCGTCAGAAATTATGTTGagttgaaattatattttagcaACTTATTACTTCCAAATTGATATCTATCAACTGCATACTTAATGAAATATATTAACAACACAATtacaagttttgttatcattaaaatcaagattgttagCATTTAAACAATCCAACATATATTAagcattaaaaaatgaaaaggcgtgaaaaatacaatttttagatagaattttatgttaatttttaataatatttacattataatctatattttaaataataaatatttaataatatgaaatttgtaaacaaaataaaaattctaaatgtATCGAAATAAAATTTGTCCTTTAACTCTTATTTTCTTTGGGGCTAAGGGATGACACTTGACGTAATAATGATTTACAAAAGGTTTACTTGAGAATTATGTGTGTGATAACTCGAAAGGTTATGCGTTTATTCTTAAAATCAGATCGGACCGACGTGGAACCGACAACTGGTCAGGTCTCGACCTAATATATAAACTGTTTTAACGATTGAACATGTAAAAAGTCAGTTGGATCAATTAAGAACCGGTCGGACAAGTCGTGAACCTACGAGTTcaccaaattttttatttttttagaatttactttttatattaattttttttaaaaaaatattttttatatttaaatttttattttttgtcatgtatatgattatttggattttgaactttgttaaaaatattattttagtactATTAAAGCTTATTGTGATTTATTTTTCTGTCTAAAAAATTtagatataattatatttgattatatgtatgttgtttttattttaaattttgataatttttattatctatatgtatctaatattttttaattttaaaatatattattattttttatattataatagttTTCTGGTCTGACCGTTCGGTTGAAAGGTCCGACTAGTTGAACTGTTTTTATAAGAGAATTTGCTTCGATCATAGGTACGATTATGACAAGAATACTTACAATTTGTTTGtgttatgtattatttaatgtagcatgaaaaaaaattaattttacccCGGAGAGAAAATGGAGAAAAGAGCACAAAGAAGAGGATTATGGCCCATTAGGTAAAAGAGTTTGATTGGCCGAATTGCAGGCGGTTGAATGATTGGCCAACTTTTGAGCTGTCCTACATACGATCAAAAGGGAACTGGCAGTGGAAACCTCTATTGGCTAGGACGTGCATTATTACAATACAAAGCATCGATTTGTCTTATGGTTACTTGCTCACCGTAAACTAATGACTCGGGATAGATTGGGATTCATAAGCGACATGAATTGCGCTCTTTGTCAAGACATGGAAGAATCGGTGGTTCACTTGTTCTTTCAGTGTAGGATTTCCAAGATCATTTGGGAAGGGGTACACCAATGGCTAGATATGAAGAAACTCATGGGTTCACCGGCAGCTATTCTTAGAGCATTTCAGAAAAATTACAAAGGGAACTCGACGTTGGCAAGAATGAGATATACGGTCTTTACAGCTACAGTGTATCATGTATGGAACTTGCGTAACAGAGTCACATTCGAAAAAGATCCAATTGTCGATGGCATTGTTCGAAAGATTCAGATTCACACCTTCTGTTGCATACATGACGCGTGTACCTCAGCGTCTGTTTTATTGTAGATCATTGTATATGTTAGAATTTCAGTGTATGATGTTATTATCTCCTGGAGATGCCTAGCGTATTTGTATCATGAACTTTTTACTTTCTTCATGAAATTCATGTttcattataaaaaataaaaaataaaagagatcaAGATCATGCCAAGAGAATCAAGAAGCAACTGCCCAAAGAATCACACAAAAGTGAGAGAAAGGATCAGAGAAAAACACAACTCAATCAATCACAAATATTGCGAACACTTGCAAATATTTTTGCTCTCAATTTTTAacactttttttatatatgagtaggtctcttgtgagacggtctcacgaatttttatttgtgagaccggtcaaccctaccgatattcataataaaaagtaatactcttagcataaaaagtaatactttttcatggatgacccaaataagagatccgtctcacaaaatacgacccgtgagaccgtctcacacaagtttttgtctttataTATTTTCCTGTCTACTTTCaattttcggattttattttcttcattcaagtttgtaaaaaaaaatttatttttcaattcttAGTGGCATAATCATGTGTTCATACCACGTGAAAAATTTCTcttgtattttttaataaattcatTTGTTTAGTTGCGTCAAACCGAGGAGAATAGAACCAACGCTTGAATAAGGATTCACATCGTAGTCATACTAAAATTGAaatcctcaaaaaaaaaaaaatttaattttttttttatatttagtgGGTTTACTTATTTAATACAAACTGAATCCGTCGGGTTTTGAGGCGAGACAGACGAGTCTCAGGTCCTAATTTTCCTTGGTAGACAAATCTATGCGTAATATATTGTATAGTACAAAAAACcatataccgtaccgaaaattacggtataagaaaatatatatcgaTACACTACGTATAGCTAGTataccgattataccgaaattttgTGGTACACCAAGATTTTGGTAcgatatcaatatatatatttttataatgaaaaaaccttatatattttttaatttattactttattatttaaaaatattatataatttttaatatatattgtttCGGTGTTTCGgtacataaataaaattttcatatttcataTAGTTATTgtattgaaaatttcggtatcgTTACCATATTGTACCTATAccgaaaattttgataaattcggtatttttcggTAAGGTAAGTTTAGAATGattaatgatgataataataatattcaaaatatgacATATATAATTTGGCCAAACCCGCCAGTTGAAATCAAATATGATagaataaaaatgtaaatataaCATTTGAGGGGAAAACAATGGTTCcaacataattatattttaatatgttaaaaaaaaacgtaattattatattttaatatattaaaaatattatctatatatatatatatatatataccaaaaaaaCAATATTCTAAAACAATATTCTTTTTCCCGCCAAAAATAATCGGTTCCATCGTTAGAACAGTGCCCTTCCTCCCTCCTCTCTCCTCTTAAAAATGGAATCTTTACTATTCAATAATTGCTTAAGATCCCCTAACTACGTCTCGCAGAATCCCACTGATTTTTCTAGGTTTCGCTTTCGTCTCAACCATGTCAGCTCGTAGCATTGGCCATTCTTCGCCACTGTCTCTGTCGAAATCCGCCGCCACCACCTGTTCTTCTCTCCTCCGCGAACTCCAGGTACTTTACGGCGAAGTTTCTTCGTTATTACTCTATTAGCAAACATTACGTTACtttatttgggaaaaaaatatttgttccaGGTTACGTAATGTGGAATAATTGCTTCGACTGTTCACCCATTGTACTAATTTTAGTGATGTCTACATTCTATTGAGTAAAAGAAAATAGGGTAAATAAACTAAGGTCTTGCGTAACTTACTAGAattcctttaattttttttaaattccgtGTTAGGACCTGAATTTTGATGATGATAAGGAAATGGGAAATGAAAGGTATCCGATACCAAAAAAATACGTAGCATTTTTAGTACATGGTGCATGTAAATGAGTATCACGACGAAACCAGTAAACATCTCTCATCGTTATATTTGTACGAACACTTCTTTAATGTGTTCCATCAAATCCtctcaaagattttgattgtcactttgcAGCGGACCATTTAATATAACTAGTGGCAGTAATATCTGTCAGCGCATCGTCTACATCTACCATGGACCTGAAATCTATTGAATGGATGCATGAAGCATTAAAAAGCACCATTCTGATATTGATTCACCTTTGGCTTTTCATATACCTGATAGCAAGCTGTCAATATACTCTAGAAAGGTGATGATCACAACATGCAGATATCGTGTCAGTAGTTCCACCACTCACCTGACTTACTGAGCATAGAAAACATTTAAACGTTTCGATTTCATTTGAACTGAAAATTTTGGATTGGACATTAACCTACATTATCTTCTTATGATGGTCCACCGTCGTGGTTCCTCTTGAATTTTACATATTTCGCAGTTTCTTTTCACTGAACCTTTGAATACTTGTGGTTTTTGAACGTGCCCTCATTTGGTGAAATAGGAGACATGGGATGAAATTGGAGAGTGTAACACTGACAGAGATAAGATGCTTCTTCAGTTGGAGCATGAATGCCTTGACATATATCGCAGGAAAGTGGAAAGAAGCAGAAAATACAAGGCCGATTTACTGCAAGCCTTGGCTGAGTCTGAAGCTGAAATTGCTGGACTTGCTTCTGCTCTTGGGGAGCAGATTTCCTATCCAAGGGTCTGATTGCTGTTATTGTTTTGATTTCTTTAATTGAATTTCATAGTCATTGTTGTACAACTATTTCGACCGCAAAAGAATGTCATGTCTTTTCAATCTACAGTGGTTTTCTAAAAGGACACTTCCTATCTTTTGATGCATCATTGTTGAATCCATAGTCGGAGGATTTTATATTGAGTTAATCTATCATATTTTCTCTACTCTCTAGAAGCCATACATTTAGTTATCGTCAGAGATAGATGTATAGTTTCACTGATTTTAAACTGTCTCTTGAATCTCTTCATAATTTGTTAGTTCGATAATATGAAAGAGAACCTCAAGCAGCAAATATCCACTATAAGCCCCACGTTGGATAATTTGAGGCTAAAGAAACAAGAGAGGATTAAAGAGATTGCCGAAGCCGAGTTCCAGATTGCTCGGATCTGTGCTGAAATATCTGGCGATAATCAGATATCTGATCGTGATGGAATTCGAGTGGATGAACTAGACCTGACAATCAACAAGTTGCGAGGACTGGAATCTCACCTTCAGGAGCTTCAGTGTGAAAGGGTTTGGATATAAGTCTATTTTTCCCTCATAgttttgaaattgaaaattatttgaataatttaaaactGCACCATGTTTGTCATTGCAGAATCTGCGTTTTCAGAAAGTTAATGGTCATATCAGTGCAATTCACGACCTCGCAGTTGTCATGTCTCTAGATTTTAAGAAGATAATGGCTGAAATTCACCCAAGTTTTATCGATCCTGCAATTGGTCAATCAAAGAGCATAAGCAATGAAACACTAGCCAGATTAACTAATGAGCTAAATTTACTGAAGAAAGAGAAACAACAGCGACTATTAAAGGCAACCCCTTAACAActtatctttttcttttcttcgttTCAGAGACCTAAATATGTTACGATGTTTCAGAATTCCCTCTTTTCTATCATATCCTTGGGTTGAActgattttagaatttaagtACTCATGTCAAATTTGAATTGAACCAGCTGGAGTGTAATTCAGTGAGTTGTTCCTATTCATCTTCTTACTGCTCTGTTTGCCtgcagttacagaagcttggAAGTACGCTCTTTGAGCTCTGGAACCTTATGGATACACCTGTGGAGGAGCAACAAAAATTTAAACCTGTCACTTGCTTAACTGCAGCAGACGTTGATGAGGTTTTTAGCCAGGGATGTCTATCTTTTGATGTCATTGAGCAGGTAGTTAATGTTTTAGCATGCTTTTCCACATGAATTCTTATTTCGAGACAATTCGCCAAAAACTAGCCATCTAGTAAATACTGACTGAGTTTTTGTCCTGCTGATAGATTGAAGTTGAAGTTGAGCGATTGAATGATTTGAAAGCCAGTAAAATGAGAGAGCTTATATTCAAAAGACAATCTGAACTCGAAGAAATCAACAATGCGGTTCATATGGATGTTGATAGTGAGAAAGCTCGGAAAATTCTCATCACTCTATTGGAATCTGGTCCTACTCAATTATTCTTTTATGATGCAATCAACAACTTTTTTTGCTTCATAACTTTTGTAAcctttaaatttacaaattttcttACTGTTATTCAGTATTATTCTCTTCGCTTTCCCACTgttgcaaataaaaaaattcaaagttcCTTGACTATCTGTTCTTTCATTTTTCTCGTATGCAAATACTAACCTAACTTTTATGAGCTATTCCTGTTACCTCATTGCACCTTTTATTATGTCCCTTGTACTGAGTCTATTACTCTAGTTTAGTAATTGATAAGGGCTTCTAGATTTGACAAACCTTTGGTTCGCATCTATATATTTCCTTTCAATTGTTGTTTTAAATCCTCGGGAAAAAAAGAACCATACATCAACTATACTCAGGCGCCTGCCTGCATTAGTACTTTTCTTTTATCacctttattttgaaaaattattattaattggaCGTGTAACTGCAGGTAACAATGATCTTTCTGATCTTTTGTCAAGTATGGATGACCAGGTTGCAAAAGCCAAAGAACAGGCTCGAAGCAGAAAGGATATTTTGGACAAAGTGGAGAAATGGAAACATGCAGCCGACGAGGAAAGCTGGCTTGACGAGTATGAGAGGGTAATGTTTATTATACCTATAAACACCTAGACTTTATTACTGTTGGGTTTAGAGAGTATCTGTAATCTATAACCTCGAGAGGAAGTTGTACACGTGTACTCTTTTTTTTCTAGTCTTAAATATTTTCCTCTATGATCAGTGCATACGTTACTGGCATATTTATTGTTAAAGTAGAGGAAAGCTTATAGAATTATTAGTTTGAAAGTTGTCATTGTTATATCGTCTCATTGATTGATTGCTAAGTTAACAACCTTCGGTCATGATAAGTTAGTTACCTTTAACTCACATTGTGAATACCGCCaatgtcattttttttgttttgtggcTGTCACTCactttcaatttatttacaCGTATAATTTGATGGGCTTAGTCACCAAGGACACCGAACCTTAGTCCACTCAAGCTTACCAAATTTTGTCATTAATTTTATGCCTTcaatgaattttattgaagttTATCAAAATCAAGTTTCTTGTACGAGAAAATTATGCTTTTTCAAAGTGAAGAAAATTCTTGTGTAATTAGAATTATTTTCATgcataccatgcagccatgcCACCTTTTGATCTTGTTATTAAAAATAGAAATGATCGTCTTTCAATCGCACGTTTATAGTAAAGCAATTTTTGTCTATTATGGCTCCAAATAAATTAGCAATCAGTTGTCAGGAAGTACGAACATATGTTATGCCCTATGATGGGGAATATGAAACATGTCCTTTAGTGGCTTACAGTAGTCATTTCCACAATCTACTGTAGGC
Proteins encoded in this window:
- the LOC140987392 gene encoding 65-kDa microtubule-associated protein 5, whose product is MSARSIGHSSPLSLSKSAATTCSSLLRELQETWDEIGECNTDRDKMLLQLEHECLDIYRRKVERSRKYKADLLQALAESEAEIAGLASALGEQISYPRFDNMKENLKQQISTISPTLDNLRLKKQERIKEIAEAEFQIARICAEISGDNQISDRDGIRVDELDLTINKLRGLESHLQELQCERNLRFQKVNGHISAIHDLAVVMSLDFKKIMAEIHPSFIDPAIGQSKSISNETLARLTNELNLLKKEKQQRLLKLQKLGSTLFELWNLMDTPVEEQQKFKPVTCLTAADVDEVFSQGCLSFDVIEQIEVEVERLNDLKASKMRELIFKRQSELEEINNAVHMDVDSEKARKILITLLESGNNDLSDLLSSMDDQVAKAKEQARSRKDILDKVEKWKHAADEESWLDEYERDENRYSAGRGVHKNLKRAEKARILVSKISSLVESLTAKVRAWELEKGMPFIYNKVPLLRTLEEFTVFRQEKEEEKRRSREQRKLQEQLATEQEALFGSKSAVKKPLAQSTYSNTMVATPNGRRLRIPSANLGISGGKDKRDSGKAGSVIPINYVALPKDDRCS